The following proteins are encoded in a genomic region of Bosea beijingensis:
- the aztA gene encoding zinc ABC transporter ATP-binding protein AztA: MSAVRLTDLTLGYDRHPAVHHLSGEIKTGSLTAIVGPNGAGKSTLLKGIAGALAPLSGGVVLAKGKRLAYLPQSADLDRSFPIHVYDLVAMGLWNRAGIFGRIGAGAAHKIEHAIAAVGLTGFERRPIGTLSGGQMQRALFARLLLQDADVILLDEPFTAIDARTTADLLELVRRWHGESRTVVAVLHDIETVRQAFPQTLLLAREAVAWGETATVLTPENLLKARRMVESFDSHAAPCQRDAA; encoded by the coding sequence ATGTCCGCCGTCCGCCTGACCGATCTGACACTGGGCTATGACCGTCACCCAGCGGTGCATCATCTCTCCGGCGAGATCAAAACCGGGAGCTTGACCGCCATCGTCGGGCCGAACGGCGCCGGCAAGTCGACCTTGCTCAAGGGCATCGCGGGTGCTCTCGCACCACTCTCGGGCGGTGTTGTGCTCGCCAAGGGCAAGCGCCTCGCCTATCTCCCGCAATCGGCCGATCTCGACCGCTCCTTCCCGATCCATGTTTATGATCTCGTCGCCATGGGCCTGTGGAACCGGGCCGGCATTTTCGGTCGCATCGGCGCCGGCGCGGCCCATAAGATCGAGCATGCCATCGCGGCGGTCGGCCTGACCGGCTTCGAGCGCCGCCCGATCGGCACGCTCTCCGGTGGGCAGATGCAGCGGGCCTTGTTCGCGCGGCTTCTGCTGCAGGATGCCGACGTGATTCTGCTCGACGAGCCTTTCACCGCGATCGATGCGCGCACGACCGCCGATCTGCTCGAACTCGTCCGGCGCTGGCATGGCGAGAGCCGTACCGTGGTCGCAGTGCTGCACGATATCGAGACGGTCCGGCAGGCCTTTCCGCAGACGTTGCTGCTGGCGCGCGAGGCCGTGGCCTGGGGTGAGACCGCGACGGTGCTGACGCCTGAGAATCTGCTGAAGGCGCGGCGCATGGTCGAGTCTTTCGACAGCCACGCCGCTCCCTGTCAGCGCGACGCCGCCTGA
- a CDS encoding metal ABC transporter permease: MLYDLLIGPFAEFDFMRRALVGVVALSVSGAPIGVFLMLRRMSLTGDAMAHAILPGAALGYLVAGFSLPAMTIGGLAAGFAVALAAGAVARATVLKEDASLAAFYLISLALGVTIVSLRGSAIDLLHVLFGNVLALDDQVLILLAGVATVSLLSLAALYRPLVLECVDPGFLRSVSRSGGVVHLTFLALVVLNLVAGFHALGTLLAVGMMMLPAAAARFWTADITRLLLLAAGFGIVSGYAGLVTSYAAGSSLPAGPSIILAAGAIYIGSLLFGSQDGLARRLLPRAHFQR, encoded by the coding sequence ATGCTCTACGACCTCCTCATCGGCCCCTTCGCCGAATTCGACTTCATGCGCCGTGCCCTCGTCGGCGTGGTTGCGCTCTCCGTCTCGGGCGCGCCGATCGGAGTCTTCCTGATGCTCCGGCGGATGAGCCTGACCGGCGACGCCATGGCGCATGCGATCCTGCCCGGTGCGGCGCTGGGCTATCTCGTCGCCGGCTTCTCCCTGCCGGCGATGACGATCGGCGGACTCGCGGCTGGCTTCGCGGTGGCGCTGGCGGCCGGCGCCGTGGCCCGCGCGACCGTGCTCAAGGAGGACGCCTCGCTTGCGGCCTTCTACCTGATCTCGCTGGCGCTCGGCGTCACCATCGTTTCGCTGCGCGGTTCGGCGATCGATCTCCTGCATGTGCTGTTCGGCAATGTACTGGCGCTCGACGATCAGGTGCTGATCCTGCTCGCCGGTGTCGCGACCGTGTCGCTGCTGTCGCTGGCGGCGCTTTATCGGCCGCTGGTGCTCGAATGCGTCGATCCCGGCTTCCTGCGCTCGGTCAGCCGTTCAGGCGGCGTCGTGCATCTGACCTTTCTCGCGCTCGTCGTGCTCAATCTCGTCGCCGGTTTCCATGCGCTGGGGACCTTGCTCGCCGTCGGCATGATGATGCTGCCGGCCGCCGCCGCGCGCTTCTGGACGGCTGACATCACCCGCCTGCTGCTGCTCGCGGCCGGTTTCGGCATCGTCTCCGGCTATGCCGGGCTCGTGACGTCCTACGCGGCGGGGTCAAGCCTGCCGGCGGGGCCTTCGATCATCCTGGCTGCTGGCGCGATCTATATCGGCTCACTCCTGTTCGGCTCGCAGGACGGACTTGCGCGACGCCTCTTGCCTCGTGCCCATTTTCAGAGATAG
- a CDS encoding metal ABC transporter substrate-binding protein → MPTRRALVASLAFGLAMAAAPFGAFAQEKLPVVASFSILGDFVRQVGGDRVSVTTLVGPDGDTHVYSPTPADAKAMAAAKLVLVNGLHFEGWLPRLVKSSGTKATMAEATKGITPLEADDDHDEKAKGGHAHAHGHDDPHAWQSVANAKIYVANIRDALSAADPAGKASYEANATAYLAELDKLESEVKAAIARIPAERRKAITTHDAFGYFVKAYGIAFVAPQGVSTEAEASARDVARIIRQVKTQKIPAVFLENVTNPRLVEQIARESGAKVGGRLYSDALSAATGPAGTYIRMMKHNISEIEKALTAGPV, encoded by the coding sequence ATGCCCACCCGTCGCGCCCTCGTCGCCAGCCTCGCTTTCGGGCTTGCCATGGCTGCCGCGCCGTTCGGCGCCTTCGCGCAGGAGAAGCTGCCGGTGGTGGCGAGCTTCTCGATCCTCGGCGATTTCGTTCGACAGGTCGGGGGTGATCGCGTCAGCGTGACCACGCTGGTCGGTCCGGACGGCGATACGCATGTCTATTCGCCGACGCCTGCCGATGCGAAGGCGATGGCTGCCGCCAAGCTGGTCCTCGTCAACGGCCTGCATTTCGAAGGCTGGCTGCCACGCCTCGTGAAATCCTCCGGCACCAAGGCGACCATGGCGGAGGCGACGAAGGGCATCACCCCGCTCGAAGCCGATGACGACCATGACGAGAAGGCCAAGGGCGGCCATGCGCATGCCCATGGTCATGACGATCCGCATGCCTGGCAGAGCGTTGCCAACGCCAAGATCTATGTCGCGAATATCCGGGACGCGCTGAGCGCGGCCGATCCGGCCGGCAAGGCCAGCTACGAGGCCAATGCCACGGCCTATCTCGCCGAACTCGACAAGCTCGAAAGCGAGGTGAAGGCTGCCATCGCCCGCATTCCGGCCGAGCGGCGCAAGGCGATCACCACTCACGACGCCTTCGGCTATTTCGTGAAGGCCTATGGCATCGCCTTCGTGGCGCCGCAGGGCGTCTCGACCGAGGCCGAGGCCTCCGCGAGGGACGTCGCCCGCATCATCCGGCAGGTGAAGACGCAGAAAATCCCCGCCGTATTCCTCGAAAACGTCACCAATCCGCGCCTCGTCGAGCAGATCGCCCGCGAGAGCGGCGCCAAGGTCGGCGGCCGGCTCTATTCGGATGCCCTCTCGGCCGCAACCGGGCCGGCGGGGACTTACATCCGGATGATGAAGCACAATATAAGCGAAATCGAAAAGGCGCTGACCGCCGGCCCGGTTTGA
- a CDS encoding CobW family GTP-binding protein, which translates to MSEKIPVTVLTGYLGAGKTTLLNRILTEDHGKKFAVIVNEFGEAGIDGDLIVGADEEIFEMNNGCICCTVRGDLIRILDGLMKRKGKFDAIIVETTGLADPAPVAQTFFVDQDVGDATRLDAVVTVTDAKWLKDRLKDAPEAKNQIAFADVIVLNKTDLVTAEELADVEAAIRAINPYAKLHKAERANVDIAALLDRKAFDLDRILDIEPDFLEAGHHHHHAEDVRSISLTVAGDVDPEKFMPWINDLTQIQGPNILRSKGILAFKNEPRRFVFQGVHMILDGDLQRDWKDGETRESRLVFIGRNLNENELRRGFEACAA; encoded by the coding sequence ATGTCCGAGAAAATCCCCGTCACGGTGCTCACCGGCTATCTGGGCGCCGGCAAGACCACGCTCCTCAACCGCATCCTGACCGAGGACCACGGCAAGAAATTCGCGGTGATCGTCAACGAGTTCGGCGAGGCCGGCATCGACGGCGACCTCATCGTCGGGGCCGACGAGGAAATCTTCGAGATGAACAACGGCTGCATCTGCTGCACCGTGCGCGGCGACCTGATCCGCATTCTCGACGGCCTGATGAAGCGCAAGGGCAAGTTCGACGCGATCATCGTCGAGACCACCGGCCTCGCCGATCCCGCGCCGGTCGCGCAGACCTTCTTCGTCGACCAGGATGTCGGCGACGCCACCCGCCTCGACGCGGTCGTCACTGTGACCGACGCCAAGTGGCTGAAGGACCGTTTGAAGGATGCGCCGGAAGCCAAGAACCAGATCGCCTTCGCCGACGTCATCGTGCTCAACAAGACCGATCTCGTGACGGCGGAAGAGCTCGCCGATGTCGAGGCCGCGATCCGCGCCATCAACCCCTATGCCAAGCTGCACAAGGCCGAGCGCGCCAATGTCGATATCGCGGCGCTGCTCGATCGCAAAGCCTTCGATCTCGACCGCATTCTCGACATCGAGCCGGATTTCCTCGAGGCAGGCCACCATCATCACCATGCCGAGGACGTACGCTCGATCTCGCTGACCGTGGCGGGCGATGTCGATCCCGAGAAGTTCATGCCGTGGATCAATGACCTCACGCAGATCCAGGGGCCGAACATCCTGCGCTCCAAGGGCATCCTGGCGTTCAAGAACGAGCCGCGCCGCTTCGTCTTCCAGGGCGTTCACATGATCCTGGACGGTGACCTGCAGCGCGACTGGAAGGATGGCGAGACCCGCGAGAGCCGCCTCGTCTTCATCGGGCGCAATCTCAACGAGAACGAATTGCGTCGGGGGTTTGAAGCCTGCGCGGCCTGA
- a CDS encoding WD40 repeat domain-containing protein produces the protein MTTMTPPVSLREHVTPITAETHVVAVHWLKQGLVLALADGRVLRWRDGAVVDSVEAHAGGILCATGDGDRLITGGDDGRVVATRSEGEPEELAKDQKRRWIDAITLSPSGNLAWNTGKTVQARDEKGRVRTLEAASTPQGLVFAPKGYRLAIAQMNGVSLWYPNTEAKPEFLEWKGSHIDVAWSPDGRFVVSSMQENALHGWKLGDKPGHMRMTGYPAKPRSLSWSHDGLWLASSGADGAIVWPFQGDGPQGKAPRECGVRHARVTRVAFHPGALVLAIGYDDGCILMVRLTDGSELLVRPALRGSGISAFAWDKAGKRLAFGAEDGAAGVLTLPN, from the coding sequence ATGACGACGATGACCCCACCCGTCTCGCTGCGCGAGCATGTCACCCCGATCACTGCCGAGACGCATGTCGTCGCGGTTCACTGGCTGAAGCAGGGGCTGGTGCTCGCGCTGGCCGATGGGCGCGTGCTGCGCTGGCGCGACGGCGCCGTCGTGGATAGCGTCGAGGCTCATGCCGGCGGCATCCTCTGCGCGACCGGCGACGGCGATCGCCTGATCACAGGCGGCGATGACGGACGTGTCGTCGCCACCCGCTCCGAGGGTGAGCCGGAAGAGCTGGCGAAGGACCAGAAGCGCCGCTGGATCGATGCGATCACGCTGTCGCCCTCCGGCAATCTCGCCTGGAACACCGGCAAGACCGTGCAGGCCCGCGACGAGAAAGGCCGCGTCCGCACGCTGGAGGCGGCGAGCACGCCGCAGGGTCTCGTCTTCGCCCCGAAAGGCTATCGCCTCGCCATCGCCCAGATGAACGGCGTCTCGCTCTGGTATCCGAACACCGAAGCGAAGCCGGAATTCCTGGAATGGAAGGGCTCGCATATCGACGTCGCCTGGTCGCCGGACGGGCGCTTCGTCGTCTCCTCAATGCAGGAGAACGCGCTGCATGGCTGGAAGCTCGGCGACAAGCCCGGCCATATGCGGATGACCGGCTATCCGGCGAAGCCGCGCTCGCTGTCCTGGTCGCATGACGGGCTCTGGCTCGCCTCCAGCGGGGCGGATGGCGCCATCGTCTGGCCGTTCCAGGGCGACGGGCCGCAGGGCAAGGCGCCGCGCGAATGTGGCGTGCGCCATGCCCGCGTCACGCGCGTCGCCTTCCATCCGGGCGCGCTGGTGCTGGCGATCGGCTACGATGATGGCTGCATCCTGATGGTCCGGCTGACCGACGGCTCCGAATTGCTGGTGCGCCCGGCCCTGCGCGGCAGCGGCATCAGCGCCTTTGCCTGGGACAAGGCCGGCAAGCGGCTCGCCTTCGGCGCCGAGGACGGCGCCGCCGGCGTGCTGACACTGCCGAACTGA
- a CDS encoding glucan ABC transporter ATP-binding protein/ permease, protein MSLLSLYARVLGELGPERRLGVILALANIVLAAVAFAEPMLFGALIDRLTTIQASGGALTWASINLLIVAWVGFGLTNIALGVFVALHADRLAHRARLMVMAQYFEHALSLPLAYHSQTHSGRVLKIMLDGTNAMWGLWLSFFREHCASAVALFVLLPFTIWKNWQLGLLLVALVVLFGSLTAYVLRKTDRLQSNVETYHSNLAERASDALGNVPVIQSFTRIEAEVRGLRTTIANVLAAQLPVLSWWAVANVATRASATLTVLLIFIVGTWLLMHGQTTVGEIVTFMGFATMLVGRLEQIVGFVNFIFMQAPKMREFFEVLDTLPSVRDLPNAKDPGRLEGAVAFEDVSFSYDGKRAAVRDVSFTVKPGETIAVVGSTGSGKSTTLGLLHRAFDPQSGRITVDGTDIREISLLSLRRNIGVVFQEPMLFARSIRENLLVGKPDATDAEMMKALERAQAAEVMARQADGLDTLVGERGRTLSGGERQRFSIARALLKNPPVLILDEATSALDAATEVKLQKALEEVMKGRTTFVIAHRLATIRNADRILVFEQGQVEEMGTFDELVAKGGRFAALARAQYLVADKPTTLAEGEASPLAGKLAPG, encoded by the coding sequence ATGTCTCTGCTCTCGCTCTATGCCCGCGTCCTCGGCGAACTCGGCCCGGAAAGGCGTTTGGGCGTCATCCTGGCGTTGGCCAATATCGTGCTGGCGGCGGTCGCCTTCGCCGAGCCGATGCTGTTCGGCGCGCTGATCGACCGTCTGACCACGATCCAGGCCTCGGGCGGCGCGCTGACCTGGGCCAGCATCAATCTCTTGATCGTCGCCTGGGTCGGCTTCGGCCTGACCAATATCGCGCTCGGCGTCTTCGTCGCGCTGCATGCGGACCGGCTCGCCCATCGTGCGCGCCTGATGGTGATGGCCCAGTATTTCGAGCACGCGCTGTCGCTGCCGCTCGCCTATCACAGCCAGACCCATTCCGGCCGCGTGCTCAAGATCATGCTCGACGGCACCAACGCGATGTGGGGGCTGTGGCTGTCGTTCTTCCGCGAGCATTGCGCCTCGGCCGTCGCGCTGTTCGTGCTGTTGCCCTTCACGATCTGGAAGAACTGGCAGCTTGGCCTGCTCCTGGTCGCGCTGGTGGTGCTGTTCGGCTCGCTGACCGCCTATGTGCTGCGCAAGACCGACCGCTTGCAGAGCAATGTCGAGACCTATCACTCGAATCTCGCCGAACGAGCCTCGGACGCGCTCGGCAACGTGCCGGTGATCCAGAGCTTCACCCGCATCGAGGCCGAGGTGCGCGGCCTGCGTACGACCATCGCCAATGTGCTGGCGGCGCAACTGCCGGTCCTGTCCTGGTGGGCGGTCGCCAATGTCGCGACGCGCGCCTCCGCGACGCTGACCGTGCTCCTGATCTTCATCGTCGGCACCTGGCTCCTGATGCATGGCCAGACCACGGTCGGCGAGATCGTCACCTTCATGGGCTTCGCGACCATGCTGGTCGGGCGTCTCGAGCAGATCGTCGGATTCGTGAACTTCATCTTCATGCAGGCGCCGAAGATGCGGGAGTTCTTCGAGGTCCTCGACACTCTGCCGAGCGTGCGCGACCTGCCGAACGCCAAGGACCCCGGCCGGCTCGAAGGCGCGGTCGCCTTCGAGGATGTCTCCTTCTCCTATGACGGCAAGCGCGCGGCCGTGCGCGACGTATCCTTCACCGTGAAGCCCGGCGAGACCATCGCCGTCGTCGGCTCGACTGGTTCGGGCAAGTCGACGACGCTCGGCCTGCTGCACCGCGCCTTCGATCCGCAATCGGGCCGGATCACCGTCGACGGCACCGATATCCGCGAGATTTCGCTGCTCTCGCTCCGGCGCAATATCGGCGTCGTCTTTCAGGAGCCGATGCTGTTCGCCCGCTCGATCCGCGAGAACCTGCTCGTCGGCAAGCCGGATGCGACCGATGCCGAGATGATGAAGGCGCTGGAGCGCGCCCAGGCCGCCGAGGTCATGGCACGCCAGGCGGACGGGCTCGACACGCTGGTCGGCGAGCGCGGCCGCACCCTTTCCGGCGGCGAGCGTCAGCGCTTCTCGATCGCGCGGGCGCTGCTCAAGAACCCGCCCGTGCTGATCCTCGACGAGGCCACTTCGGCGCTCGACGCGGCGACCGAGGTCAAGCTGCAGAAGGCGCTGGAGGAGGTGATGAAGGGGCGCACCACCTTTGTCATCGCGCACCGGCTCGCGACGATCCGCAATGCCGATCGCATCCTCGTCTTCGAGCAGGGGCAGGTCGAGGAGATGGGCACCTTCGATGAGCTCGTCGCCAAGGGCGGGCGTTTCGCGGCGCTGGCGCGGGCGCAGTATCTCGTCGCCGACAAGCCGACGACGCTCGCCGAAGGTGAGGCTAGCCCGCTGGCCGGCAAGCTCGCGCCCGGCTGA
- a CDS encoding calcium:proton antiporter — MMIRLAAAWGTVLIFQLFGASLLAQLGAPLPSLAIFMWLMAIIVWTAFGVVHEAEELAHRLGEPYGTLILTLSIVIIEVALIAAVMLGAKGAPTLGRDTMFAVLMIVLNGVVGIGLLIGGLRHFSQRYNLKGAGSYLSVIIPLTVIPLILPNFTTSTPDGTLTSFQAIAFSLFTVALYGAFLILQTGRHSAFFLEPEKEQPAGAAADGEEATGLAHAMSTNSTPFHVFLLLANILPIVILAKSLATVLDFGIARLGAPAALGGILIAAVVFTPECIAALRAITSNQLQRAINLCLGAAASTLGLTVPAVLVIGIMTGQSVVLGLSATNMVILAMTLLLSTLTFTGTRTTMLEGAVHLAVFFVFLVLVFSP, encoded by the coding sequence ATGATGATCCGCCTTGCCGCCGCCTGGGGCACCGTTCTGATCTTCCAGCTTTTTGGCGCGAGCCTGCTCGCCCAGCTTGGCGCGCCGCTGCCCTCGCTGGCGATCTTCATGTGGCTCATGGCGATCATCGTCTGGACGGCCTTCGGCGTGGTGCATGAGGCGGAGGAGCTGGCGCATCGCCTCGGCGAACCCTATGGCACGCTGATCCTCACGCTTTCGATCGTGATCATCGAGGTCGCCCTGATCGCGGCGGTGATGCTCGGCGCCAAGGGCGCGCCGACACTGGGGCGCGACACCATGTTCGCGGTGCTGATGATCGTGCTCAACGGTGTCGTCGGCATCGGCCTGCTGATCGGGGGCCTGCGCCACTTCTCGCAGCGCTACAACCTGAAAGGGGCTGGCTCCTATCTCTCGGTGATCATCCCCTTGACGGTGATCCCGCTGATCCTGCCCAACTTCACCACGTCGACGCCGGACGGCACGCTCACATCGTTCCAGGCCATCGCCTTCTCGCTGTTCACGGTGGCGCTCTACGGTGCCTTCCTGATCCTGCAGACCGGGCGCCACAGCGCCTTCTTCCTGGAGCCGGAAAAGGAGCAGCCCGCCGGGGCGGCTGCCGATGGCGAGGAAGCGACCGGCCTCGCCCATGCGATGTCGACCAATTCGACGCCCTTCCACGTCTTTCTGCTGCTCGCCAATATCCTGCCGATCGTGATCCTGGCCAAGAGCCTCGCGACGGTGCTCGATTTCGGTATCGCGCGGCTCGGTGCGCCGGCGGCGCTCGGCGGCATCCTGATCGCGGCGGTGGTGTTCACGCCGGAGTGCATCGCCGCGCTGCGGGCGATCACCTCGAACCAGTTGCAGCGCGCCATCAATCTGTGCCTGGGCGCTGCGGCCTCGACGCTGGGATTGACGGTGCCTGCCGTTCTGGTCATCGGCATCATGACGGGGCAGTCTGTCGTCCTCGGCCTGTCGGCGACCAATATGGTGATCCTCGCCATGACGCTGCTGCTCTCGACGCTGACCTTCACCGGCACGCGCACCACCATGCTGGAGGGCGCGGTGCATCTCGCGGTGTTCTTCGTCTTCCTGGTGCTGGTTTTCAGCCCCTGA
- a CDS encoding DUF1330 domain-containing protein translates to MTAYAIAHLQDVRLGAEIIDYIARIDETIAPYDGQFLIHGATPEIVEGPWPGDLVIIAFPDMERARAWYDSPAYREILPLRTENSRGVTMLVRGVEPGYRAAHFLAKVGLA, encoded by the coding sequence ATGACCGCCTATGCCATCGCCCATCTGCAGGATGTCCGCCTCGGCGCCGAGATCATCGACTATATCGCGCGCATCGACGAGACGATTGCGCCCTATGACGGCCAGTTCCTGATCCATGGCGCGACACCGGAGATCGTCGAGGGGCCCTGGCCCGGCGATCTCGTGATCATCGCCTTTCCCGACATGGAACGGGCGCGCGCCTGGTACGATTCACCGGCCTATCGCGAAATCCTGCCGCTCAGGACGGAGAATTCGCGCGGCGTGACGATGCTGGTGAGGGGCGTGGAGCCCGGTTATCGCGCCGCCCACTTCCTGGCGAAGGTCGGCCTCGCCTGA
- the aroB gene encoding 3-dehydroquinate synthase, translated as MNVTTPGKSGARIVVPVALEGRGYDIHIGRHQLCEAAALIAAFAPGAKAALVTDESVAALHGAAFETCLQQEGITATRITIPPGEASKSYAQFVALCDALLAARIERNDLVIAFGGGVVGDLTGFAAACLRRGVRFVQVPTTLLAQVDSSVGGKTGINSPHGKNLIGAFHQPALVIADTALLDTLSEREFKAGYAEVVKYGLIDDPAFFDWCEANWSRVIAGGPERDHAVAVSCRAKAAIVARDEREEGDRALLNLGHTFAHALERLTNYDSARLVHGEAVAIGLALAFRFSQRLDLCSGQDAGRVSRHLDHVGLPSRLQQVPGGAGSAEEIVNAMAQDKKVKRGVLTFILARGIGKSFIAPGVAADEVRAFIEAELAA; from the coding sequence ATGAACGTCACCACGCCCGGGAAGAGCGGTGCCCGCATCGTCGTCCCTGTCGCGCTCGAAGGCCGCGGCTACGACATCCATATCGGCCGCCACCAGCTCTGCGAAGCCGCGGCCCTGATCGCCGCCTTTGCACCCGGCGCCAAGGCCGCGCTCGTCACCGACGAGAGCGTCGCCGCCCTGCATGGCGCCGCCTTCGAGACCTGCCTGCAGCAGGAAGGCATTACGGCCACCCGCATCACCATCCCGCCGGGCGAGGCCTCCAAGTCCTATGCCCAGTTCGTCGCCCTCTGCGACGCGCTGCTGGCGGCCAGGATCGAACGCAATGACCTCGTCATCGCCTTCGGTGGCGGCGTCGTCGGCGATCTCACCGGCTTCGCGGCGGCGTGCCTTCGACGCGGCGTGCGCTTCGTGCAGGTGCCGACCACCCTGCTCGCCCAGGTCGATTCCTCGGTCGGTGGCAAGACCGGCATCAACTCGCCGCACGGCAAGAACCTGATCGGCGCCTTCCACCAGCCGGCGCTGGTCATCGCCGACACCGCGCTCCTCGACACGCTGAGCGAGCGAGAGTTCAAGGCCGGCTATGCCGAGGTCGTGAAGTACGGGCTGATCGACGACCCCGCCTTCTTCGACTGGTGCGAGGCGAACTGGAGCCGCGTCATTGCCGGCGGCCCGGAGCGCGACCATGCGGTTGCCGTCTCCTGCCGTGCCAAGGCCGCCATCGTTGCCCGCGACGAGCGTGAGGAAGGCGACCGCGCCCTGCTCAATCTCGGCCATACCTTCGCCCATGCGCTGGAACGGCTGACGAATTACGATTCCGCCCGCCTGGTCCATGGCGAGGCGGTGGCGATCGGTCTCGCACTGGCCTTCCGCTTCTCGCAGAGGCTGGACTTGTGCTCGGGGCAGGATGCCGGCCGCGTCTCGCGCCATCTCGACCATGTCGGCCTGCCCAGCCGCTTGCAGCAGGTACCGGGTGGCGCCGGCAGCGCCGAGGAGATCGTCAACGCCATGGCTCAGGACAAGAAGGTCAAGCGCGGCGTGCTGACCTTCATCCTCGCCCGCGGCATCGGCAAGAGCTTCATTGCGCCCGGCGTCGCGGCGGACGAGGTGCGCGCCTTCATCGAGGCCGAACTCGCAGCCTGA